In a genomic window of Streptobacillus felis:
- a CDS encoding cysteine desulfurase family protein: MKVYLDNAATTGILDEFKEELLNVFVTNFANASSIHALGKKSRYILEKSREIVANSLNVLPKDIFFTSGATESNNMIIKGVALSKGSGHIITSSIEHPSVLNVCKYLEEKGYEITYLRPDKYGRISKEDVISNIKESTILITIMAVNNETGVKMPIEDIGNAIKETNIFFHSDMTQLILKEKIDLSSFNIDGISASFHKLHGLKGAGIAYIKSKYQIEKILHGGHQEKNRRSGTENLQSIIYSSKVYEYLYNNIDKNLEYIKELRKYLGDKLEKLEGKVLVNNNKYTINHIINIQIIGKDIDYLLPLFDMNGIYISGGSACQSGAMNPSTVLMEQGLSEEEAKASVRLSLSIQNTKEEIDYFIDVLKKIL, translated from the coding sequence ATGAAAGTATATTTAGATAATGCAGCGACAACAGGTATTTTGGATGAATTTAAAGAAGAATTATTAAATGTATTTGTAACAAATTTTGCAAATGCCTCTTCTATACATGCCCTAGGTAAAAAATCTAGATATATACTTGAAAAATCAAGAGAAATAGTAGCAAATAGCCTTAATGTATTACCTAAAGATATATTTTTTACTTCAGGAGCTACAGAGTCAAATAATATGATAATAAAAGGAGTTGCATTAAGTAAAGGAAGTGGACACATTATTACATCAAGTATAGAACATCCAAGTGTTTTAAATGTATGTAAATATCTAGAAGAAAAAGGATATGAAATAACTTACCTAAGACCAGATAAATATGGCAGAATAAGTAAAGAAGATGTAATATCAAATATTAAAGAAAGCACCATCCTTATTACTATAATGGCAGTAAATAATGAAACAGGAGTAAAAATGCCTATAGAAGATATTGGAAATGCAATAAAAGAAACAAATATCTTTTTTCATAGTGATATGACTCAATTAATATTAAAAGAAAAAATAGATTTATCTAGTTTTAACATAGATGGAATTTCTGCATCTTTCCATAAATTACATGGTTTAAAAGGAGCGGGAATAGCATATATTAAATCAAAATATCAGATAGAAAAAATATTACATGGTGGACATCAAGAAAAAAACAGAAGATCTGGAACAGAAAATCTTCAATCAATAATATATTCATCTAAAGTTTATGAATACTTATACAATAACATAGATAAAAATCTTGAATATATTAAAGAACTTAGAAAGTATTTAGGAGATAAATTAGAAAAATTAGAAGGAAAAGTATTAGTAAATAATAATAAATATACTATAAATCATATAATAAATATACAAATAATAGGAAAAGATATAGACTATCTTTTACCACTATTTGATATGAACGGTATATACATATCAGGAGGATCTGCTTGCCAAAGTGGTGCTATGAATCCATCGACTGTATTAATGGAACAAGGACTAAGTGAAGAAGAAGCCAAAGCTTCAGTAAGACTTAGTTTATCTATACAAAACACTAAAGAAGAAATAGACTATTTTATAGATGTTTTAAAAAAAATATTGTAA
- a CDS encoding DNA polymerase III subunit alpha, whose product MLRRVHTDYSLLEGVASIEEYINKAKLLNVKELAITDFSMFSALKFYNLCKRNNIKPIIGLEIYIKGVIDEDNYYTLTLLAKNSQGVKDIYQLSTISYERSEYGNNYILLTDLLEHSSNIYILTGGIKSELVSYILKNDYNRSKMLLEKLKEEMDIILEIPTFSMHEFQKIIFDRLVEELKLKKIVVNEIYYLEKEDKILQKIFAAIKENRTLKTVQNDIKQDGFHFLENNLDDENILDIDIDIDDANVDFPTIEIPDGLTEREYIESIIENNIKTKYTNITEEIRDRIKYELNVIDKMGYIKYFLIVQDFIKYAKENDIFVGPGRGSAAGSIISYLLGITEVDPIKYGLIFERFLNPERISMPDIDVDIEQERRMDLIEYIKHRYGSRNVSQIITFSTFKPTLALKDLARVFEIPEKNIRKLLDESKNMNLDDLKDERDMVKTLISFAKRIEGKLKNSSTHAAGVIITKNDMRENLPLIYEPYTKDYQIQFEANILEALGYLKMDVLGLKNLNVVKNVVKRIGEDIDIYNLPECKEAFDLLNNGNNTGIFQCESDGITKLAMKLKIHSLEDIALLLALYRPGPLESGLIPSLIEAKNNKNIKIRYMDSSLEEILAPTYGVLVYQEQIMQIAQKIAGYSLAKADELRKAIGKKNVELLKKNREDFIKNANISKNKAEEIYDLIDKFGNYGFNKAHAISYANITYQTAYLKAKYPKEFFASLLTTELKVESKLLRSYSEMLKMNMEMYPPSINKSTVGFLPVENGIRIPLSALKEMSEKTATDIVAEREKNGDFKDIFDFIQRCRFLNKSNLEGLIYSGVFDEFNLKRKELIANLPEIIKWVDKKIKAETDIYSTLFLNVNLEIEEYKWIKTDEYSIEEIIKLEKEFVKLSLKTAQILKNENIFNIFKSKSYTIGYIESETSRVTKKNELMNTASIFTLDGNKDYLIFPKEYMKFSRLIKKGNIICFKKTHLEKDRYNIIDCFAIDEFSRYNISVMIDEDFEFKEEFKQYILENRGDQDINIYFENKKTVRHINLNREFIEKMISLLGKNKVKLQIKT is encoded by the coding sequence ATGTTAAGAAGAGTACATACAGATTACTCCTTATTAGAAGGTGTAGCTTCAATAGAAGAATATATTAATAAGGCTAAATTACTTAATGTTAAGGAATTAGCAATTACTGATTTTAGCATGTTTTCTGCACTCAAGTTCTATAATCTTTGTAAGAGAAATAATATTAAACCTATAATAGGTTTAGAAATATATATAAAAGGGGTAATAGATGAGGATAATTACTATACTCTTACATTACTTGCTAAAAATTCCCAAGGTGTTAAGGATATTTACCAATTATCAACAATAAGCTATGAAAGAAGTGAATATGGCAATAATTACATACTACTAACTGACTTATTAGAACATAGTTCAAACATATATATATTAACAGGTGGTATAAAGTCAGAATTAGTTTCTTACATTCTTAAAAATGACTATAATAGAAGTAAAATGTTATTAGAAAAACTAAAAGAAGAAATGGATATAATATTAGAAATACCAACTTTTTCTATGCATGAATTTCAAAAAATAATCTTTGATAGACTTGTAGAAGAATTAAAATTAAAAAAAATAGTAGTAAATGAAATATATTATCTAGAAAAAGAAGATAAAATACTACAAAAAATATTTGCTGCTATTAAGGAGAATAGGACTTTAAAAACAGTCCAAAATGATATTAAACAAGATGGTTTTCACTTTTTAGAAAACAATTTAGATGATGAAAATATCTTAGATATAGACATAGATATAGATGATGCAAATGTAGATTTTCCAACTATAGAAATACCTGATGGACTAACTGAAAGAGAATATATTGAAAGCATAATAGAGAACAATATTAAAACAAAATATACAAATATCACAGAAGAAATCAGAGATAGAATTAAATATGAGTTAAATGTAATAGATAAAATGGGATATATTAAGTACTTTTTAATAGTACAAGATTTCATAAAATATGCCAAAGAAAATGATATTTTTGTTGGACCTGGAAGGGGTTCAGCAGCTGGTTCTATAATATCTTACCTATTAGGAATTACAGAGGTAGATCCTATAAAATATGGTTTGATATTTGAAAGATTTTTAAATCCAGAAAGAATATCTATGCCAGATATAGATGTGGATATAGAACAAGAAAGAAGAATGGATTTAATAGAATATATTAAACATAGATATGGTAGTAGAAATGTAAGCCAAATTATTACATTTTCAACATTTAAACCAACACTTGCTTTAAAAGATTTAGCTAGGGTTTTTGAAATACCCGAAAAAAATATTAGAAAGTTACTAGATGAATCTAAAAATATGAATTTAGATGATTTAAAAGATGAAAGAGATATGGTTAAGACCCTAATATCCTTTGCAAAAAGAATAGAAGGTAAATTAAAAAATAGTTCAACACATGCAGCTGGGGTAATAATTACCAAAAATGATATGAGAGAAAATCTCCCTTTAATATATGAGCCGTATACTAAAGATTATCAAATACAATTTGAAGCTAATATATTAGAGGCTTTAGGTTATTTAAAAATGGATGTACTAGGGTTAAAAAATTTAAATGTAGTAAAAAATGTAGTTAAAAGAATAGGTGAGGATATAGATATATATAATCTTCCTGAATGTAAAGAAGCATTTGATTTATTAAATAATGGTAACAATACAGGTATATTTCAATGTGAATCAGACGGTATAACTAAACTTGCAATGAAACTAAAAATACATTCATTAGAAGATATAGCTTTGTTACTTGCACTATATAGACCAGGGCCTTTAGAAAGTGGATTAATACCTAGTTTAATAGAAGCTAAGAATAATAAAAATATAAAAATAAGGTATATGGATTCGAGTTTAGAAGAAATACTTGCACCTACCTATGGAGTATTAGTATATCAAGAACAAATTATGCAAATTGCCCAAAAAATTGCGGGCTATTCATTAGCTAAAGCTGATGAATTAAGAAAGGCTATAGGTAAAAAGAATGTAGAACTACTTAAAAAAAATAGGGAAGACTTTATTAAAAATGCAAATATTTCTAAAAATAAGGCAGAAGAAATATATGATTTAATAGATAAGTTTGGAAACTATGGATTTAATAAAGCACATGCTATTAGTTATGCAAACATTACCTATCAAACAGCATATTTAAAGGCAAAATATCCTAAAGAATTTTTTGCTAGTCTATTAACAACTGAATTAAAGGTTGAAAGTAAATTATTACGTAGTTATTCAGAAATGTTAAAGATGAATATGGAAATGTATCCACCTAGTATAAATAAATCTACAGTAGGTTTCTTACCTGTAGAAAATGGTATTAGAATACCTTTAAGTGCTCTTAAAGAAATGTCTGAAAAAACAGCAACGGATATAGTTGCTGAAAGAGAAAAAAATGGGGACTTTAAAGATATATTTGACTTTATACAAAGATGTAGATTTTTAAATAAGAGCAATTTAGAAGGTTTAATTTACTCTGGTGTATTTGATGAATTTAATCTAAAAAGAAAAGAATTAATAGCTAATTTACCTGAAATAATAAAATGGGTAGATAAAAAAATAAAGGCGGAAACAGACATCTATTCAACCCTATTTTTAAATGTTAATTTAGAAATTGAAGAATATAAATGGATAAAAACAGATGAATATAGTATAGAGGAAATAATAAAACTTGAAAAAGAATTTGTGAAATTAAGTTTGAAAACAGCACAAATACTAAAAAATGAAAATATATTTAATATATTCAAATCTAAATCATATACTATAGGGTATATAGAAAGTGAAACATCTAGAGTTACTAAAAAGAATGAACTGATGAATACAGCCAGTATATTTACTTTAGATGGTAACAAAGATTATCTAATATTCCCTAAAGAGTATATGAAATTTTCAAGACTTATAAAAAAAGGCAATATTATTTGCTTTAAAAAAACACATTTAGAAAAAGATAGATATAATATTATAGACTGTTTTGCTATTGATGAATTTTCGAGATATAATATTAGTGTAATGATAGATGAAGATTTTGAGTTTAAAGAAGAATTTAAACAATACATATTAGAAAATAGAGGAGATCAAGATATTAATATATATTTTGAAAACAAAAAGACTGTAAGGCATATAAATTTAAATAGAGAATTTATTGAAAAGATGATAAGCCTTCTAGGTAAGAATAAGGTTAAATTACAAATAAAAACTTGA
- a CDS encoding Asp23/Gls24 family envelope stress response protein — protein sequence MNNFGRIEISPNVITDIVLESVSEVDGVVGISDKTSKVEGINILKNLTKLGNVKFVDVELGETECVIDLGIVVEFGKNIVQVVANFQEVVKKNVEKLTNIKVNEVNVKVTNIVKTVKEEEGNV from the coding sequence ATGAATAATTTTGGTAGAATAGAAATATCTCCGAATGTAATTACGGATATAGTTTTAGAAAGTGTTTCAGAAGTTGATGGGGTAGTTGGAATCTCAGATAAAACAAGCAAAGTTGAAGGAATAAATATACTTAAAAACTTAACTAAATTGGGGAATGTAAAATTTGTTGATGTAGAACTTGGAGAAACAGAATGTGTTATAGATCTAGGTATAGTTGTTGAATTTGGTAAAAATATAGTTCAAGTTGTAGCAAACTTCCAAGAAGTAGTTAAAAAAAATGTGGAAAAATTGACTAATATAAAAGTAAATGAAGTAAACGTAAAAGTAACTAATATAGTTAAAACAGTAAAAGAGGAGGAAGGCAATGTTTAG
- the nusB gene encoding transcription antitermination factor NusB, whose translation MTQREVRDEIFKILFEHEVVGSNISDRKLEVLETLKMSKAKKEFFENYLDNFMLNEEEIVKKISERVKGWTFSRLATPEKVILKMSFYEILVEKIGHEIVINEAVELAKTYGDENTKGFINGILGDLIRNIEN comes from the coding sequence ATGACTCAAAGAGAAGTAAGAGATGAAATATTTAAAATACTATTTGAACATGAAGTTGTTGGTAGTAATATCTCAGATAGAAAATTAGAAGTTCTTGAAACTTTAAAAATGAGTAAAGCGAAAAAAGAATTTTTTGAAAACTACTTAGATAATTTTATGTTAAATGAAGAAGAAATAGTTAAAAAAATAAGTGAAAGAGTTAAAGGATGGACTTTTTCAAGACTTGCAACTCCAGAAAAAGTAATATTAAAAATGTCTTTTTATGAAATATTAGTAGAAAAAATAGGACATGAAATAGTTATTAATGAAGCAGTAGAACTTGCTAAAACTTATGGAGATGAAAATACTAAAGGTTTCATAAATGGAATATTAGGAGATTTAATTAGAAATATAGAAAATTAA